One endosymbiont 'TC1' of Trimyema compressum genomic window, TGGGAATATAGAGAATATGGATTTAGAGATTGTAAATGAAGATGTAGATAAAAAATTCGCTATTATGAGTTTTGGTTAGCTGTTCACTATTATGAAGCTTGTTGGGCTCTAAAAGAAGATCGATTAACTGAAGGGCAAAAAGGCAGAACCTATCAGAATGTTCTTGAAAATTTTATAGTAGAATTTCCCTAGTATCGTTTTGTTTGGTTATGACTTTATATATATTACCTAAGTATTTTTTAGCTTATGGCAAAGAAAAAATAGTTATATGTATAATCATATCGACTTATTAATTATTGATGAAGCAGGTCAGGTTTCTCCTGAAATTGCTGCATGTAGCTTTGGCCTTGCCAAAAAAGCATTAATTGTTGGAGACGTACATCAAATAGAGCCAGTCTGGGGAATGAGTAGTAGGATTCTTGATATTTCTTTAGCTAATGCCAAGGTTATTATGGATTATTCTCAACTTGAAGATAAGGGGTTAACTACAAATAATTCCAATGTAATGAAAGTTGCTAGCAATAGTTGCTATTATGAAAAATTTCATCAAAGAGGTTTATTTTTAAGTGATCATCGACGTTGCTATAATGAAATAATTGGTTATTGTAATGATTTAGTTTACAATGGACAATTAATACCTTTGCGAGGAAGTGGTGTTGATAATTCACCAGAATGTCTATCTTCTTGGTCACATATGGGATACTTTAATATTGAAACAGATGCTTCTTCTAAGACTGGAACAAGTAGAGTCAATAAAAAAGAGGCTATTGAAATAGTTGAATGGCTATTGTACAATTTACCAAATATAAAAAGCCTATCCTAATAAAAAATTAAATGAAATTATTGGTATTATTACGCCTTTTAAAGCTCAGGCTCAGTATCTTAGAAAGAGGATGGAAGAAAAGCTAAGTGAAGGTGATTTCATAAATGTTGGTACTGTTCACACTTTTCAAGGTTCAGAAAGACAGATTATTTTATTTTCATCAGTCTATGGTAGCAAAGAGAGTTGTTTCTTTATTGATAATAGAAAAAGCTTAATAAATGCAGCTGTTTCTAGAGCAAAAGATTATTTTTTCTTATTTGGCGCTATTGATTGTTTAAAAGATTCTCAAGGTAGTGCGAATGAGTTGCTTAAAAGTTATATTAGTGAAAATTCATTATAATAAACTGTATGATGTAGTATATATTTTTTAATATAAATGCTATTTGCGTTATTTCTTTGTTTTTTTAATTTTTGCTTCAATGCCAATTGTCTTTAGCCAGTTAACTGTATCTTTTAAAGTTTCTTCCATAGGCCTAGAGTTGTATAGTCTAATTCAGTATCAGCCTTCTCATGGGTAAAAAAGACCATTGCTTTTTAAAACATGGAGAGAGTAGGGGTTATATAAAGGTGGTTTTTTTAAAATTTTATAATAAAGTTCAGCAAGAGGTGCTGTTAGTTTTGCAAACCAGTAAGGAAGAATGCTTCTTAACTTTTTCTTTCCTGTAATTGTAGAAAGCATATCTAATAGTTCTTTAATGGCATAGTATTTATTGGAAAGGATAAAGGTTTCTCCAATAGTGTTTCTATCTGCTGCAGCAATAATCCCTTGAGCTACGTCTCTCACATCAGCGAAATCATACCCTCCTCGCACAGCAGAAGTTATGCTTCCTTCAAGATAATCAATAACCAATTGTGTTAAATACCCTTTTTATAGTCATTGGGGCCAATGAGACCTGTTGGATGAACCATACAACCTGGAATCCGGCATCTAATTGTTCTATAAACCACTGACTCGTTTCAGCTTTTGTTTTTGCATAAAGGCCTGTTACTTCGTCTGGTGAGAATGTTCTGACTTCTTGCATAATTTCACCTTTATGTTTTTCGGCAATAGCATGGGCAGAGCTAACATAAACCATTTTTTTAACTTGTGCTTCTTGGCAATAGTTGACAATATTTTGTGTTCCTATAAAATTAACATCCATAACAAATTTTTTATTATCTGTAGCAATATTTACTATTCCAGCACAATGAATTACAATTAAATCTTCATTATGGGGATTATCAAAAAAATTTTTCAAGCTTTCTTTTTCAACAACATTTCCTTCAACAGATTCAATTGGCATGTCCTTTAGCATAGATTGATTATCTGTAGGCAACACTAAAGTACGAACAGCTTTATTAGCTTTTACTAATTTTTTTAAGATGTTAAATCCAAGATGACCTGTGGCTCCTGTTAGTAAATAAATGGCTTTAGACATTTTGCACCTCCAAAATACTTCTTATTTCAATTATAGCAAGGTATAATATTTTAATAAAGAAAAATACTTAATTACATTACTAATCCATACAAAGAGGCCTATTAATTTGAGGCTGATTTCTGAAGCATAATAATTAATCCTAGAGAAGATAGCAGAGACTCTAATATAAATTCTCTGCTATCTTCTTAATATTTATTATTTATTTTTGTGTTGTTTCCTATTAAAGACGTATAAGACAAGTGTCAAAGTTCCTGTTAAGATTGCAATATAAGCAATAATGTTATTAGTATTACCTGTTTTTGGTAATGCAATTGATAAAGTACCAGTTTGACTGTTTTGACTATCTTCTAGATTACTAGTTACTGATTGTTCATTTTTCTGCCATTTTGCGTACAGTGTTATGTTATCGTTAACACTATCTTTTTCAAAATTCCAATTATTATTTAGATTGGTGTCTTTATGCCAACTAATGAAAGTATATCCTTCTTTTGTTGGGTTTTCTGGTTTAGTAATAGTTTTGCCTTCTTCTATATTATTGATAGAATTAATAGCTGTTCCACCATTTGATTCAAAGCTTACAGTATAATATTGAGTTGATTTATTCCACTTTGCATACAATGTAATGTCTTTCTCAGCTACATCTTGTTGAAAATTCCATAATGTTTCAAATGTTGGTTCTTTATACCAACCCTCAAAATCATGATTTATTTTTGAGGGTGATATTGGTTCTGTAATGATTGAACTGTGGGGGACTTCAAGTATTGGATTTATATCCATCCCTCCATTGGTTTCAAAAGTTACAGTATGGGTTTGGATTTTATCCCATTTAGCATAAAGTGTTAAATTTTCTGTAGTATCTGTATTAAAATTAAATGCTTCCGTTGCTTCCTTATCTACAAACCAACCTAATAAAGTATAACCTGCTCTTGTAAATTGACTAGTATCAGGTTCTTCAATTTTTGCTAGTGGATGGCAGTATTGGTTTATTCTATTGCCACCTTCATAATTTTCATCAAGAATTATTGTTTTACCAACATTAATAGGATTAACAGAATAGGAAATGGTTTTATTATTTGATGTTTTAAAGTTAATGCCATAAACAATGCCATAATGGGCATTGTCCCATTGACCTGTTAACCAGCTATAGAGATTGAATGCACGAGGCGCCTTTACAATAAAGTCAATTACTATTTCACCATTTTCAACTCGATATTGATCAATGGAAAAAGTTCCTTGGAATCCGTTGATTGTAGTAAAACCAACACTGCTTATCTCTCCTACATTTTTAATATTAGTATGTAAGGTCATTTTCTTTACTGTTTCATCATTAACTGTTTCAGTCCAATAATATTGAGTAGGAATATTATTTTTTAAAGAGCTTGCTCCAGTGAAATAGGTCTTGTCAATAATTGGTCCAAAATCAGTTACATAGGTATCATTGAGATTTAGTGAAGTTAAATTAGGTAAAGTAGCAATTGATTCAACATTATTTAGTGAGGCACTGTATAAAGAAAGATTTTTAAGCCGTGTTAGATTTCTAAGGAAATCAAAAGAGGAATCATCAACTTCAGGAAAATCCCCTAATGTTAAATTTTTTAATGATGTAAGTCTTCCTAGTCCAGCAATATCAAAGTGTGTACGTGGAGAGTAAGAGTATGCAGCATTTTGTTGCGTTCCAGTTATTGTTATATACAGATTTTCAAGTTTCCCTAAACTGCTTAAAGGTAATAAATTAATATTATTATCTATTGGAACCATCATTACTGATTCAATTGGACCATCATTAATTTGCATATTTAAAAGTTTTGCAGTAGTGTTATTTCCTGAAAAGAGAGTGTTATTTATTGTTAAGCCTGTTAAGTTTTCCAATTTTCCAATATTAGCTAAAGCTTCTTCAGGAATAATAGAATACATTATTTGTAAGTTTTGTAAGTTTTGTAAGTTTTTTAAATATTCAATACCTTCCATAGAATCTATCTTTAAATAGTTATTTGAGGGATTATTTCCTGAATATAAATTTAGTAAAGTGATGGTTTCTTATTCAGCTTTTGTAGCTGAATAAGTTTCTAAAAGAGAACCGCTTTTTCCTAAATGTCTATTAATTACTTTCCGAAAATTAATATCCTTAATTAAATAAGTGCTTTCTTCTTGGTTTGTTGCAAATGCAGCGGACTGTAAGTCCTTTGATTCTTCAGCACTTAAAGAATTTTCTTGAGATTTTGTTGTATTATCAGAAGGCTCATACGCTTTTTCTGTATTATTAGGTAAAGTGGATTCTATTATAATATCATCTTTATCTAATATATCTTCAGTTATGCTTATTGTTTCATGTTTTGTTATAGATTCTGCATAGGTTCTTGCCGAGGGTATAGTGCCCATCGGCAGAATTAAACTAAATGCTAATATCCCATACAAGAATCTTTTGGATATTTTATTTCTCATTTTTTGTTTACTAGTACCTTTCAAAGCAAATCATTAATTTGCTTATTTTATTTATGTTTTTTTGAGAAGGCTTTTCTACAGACAATAAAGCCTAATCCGAGAACCAATGCTCCCATAAATAGAGCTTCGAAACCACCAGTTTTTGGTAATGGAGCTGTAGTTGTTGCCCCAATTTTATTTGAGTAATCAGGAAGGTCAGTATTTGGGATTGGTCCTGCTCCAATCTGTTCATTTTTTGCCATTGTGCATGGAGTGTTATATCAGAAGCTGTGTTAAAAGTGTAAATTTCATTGTCAGAAAAATCTACAGCACCATCTTTTACCCAAAGACCAGCCTTTAAAGATGTAGCCCTCTCTTGTATATTTATTTTCAAAAAGAGGCTTGCTTTCACCGTAAGTATAGTCTTTATTATCCATAGTACCTGTACCGCCATTGGCATCAAACTTCACATTATAGTGATTTGGACTCCGCTGAGCAAAAAGGATAGTATTTTGAGGATCCATTGTTCTTGTATTTAAATCCCAATATTCTCCTTGGCCTCTAGTTTCAACATTCCAATCTTCAAAAGTATAACCCTCCCAAGTTGGATTTTGTACGGGACTAATTGCAGAATCTTTTGTTAATATTTGGGTAGCTGGTGGTATTCCAGGCGCACCATTTAAGTCGAATTCTAGACTATAAGTTCTCTCAGTACATTTAGCGTAAAGGGTAATATCGGCAGTTACTGTATTGCTATCGAGAAATTCCATTCATTTGCAAAAGTTCCATTATCTGTGAACCAACCACTAAATAATAAGTCCTCTTTTGTTGGAGTACTTGGCATTGTTATTAAAGAACCTTCAACAACTGTTTGCGACAATAATATGCTTCCTTCATTAGAATCAAATGTTGCAGTAACATACTTTGGTGCTTTATAAGCTCCAATATCGCTTAAAGGTATTTTTCTAATATTGCCATTTTGAGCTACATTTAGAGAACGTCCAGTATCAATTTTTCCATATGCAGGTCCATCTGCTTTAATTGGAGCTACATAGTTTGAGTTAGATACTTTTTCAAGTGTTGTACTTGTATATGCAGTAAAGACATCGAAACATCATTTATAACTGGTTCAGCTGATGTTTTACGGGCTAAATTTGTCCCTGTGTATGTAATTGTTCCACTAGCATAAGTAAGGGGTACCAGATAAAATGGAATCCTTAATTGTAATGCTAGGATTTGTTCCATGCGTTGAAGCGCCATTGGAAATTAGCGTTGAGGAGTCGATTGTTGTACTTGAAGAATACACGCTTACTCCGTTTCCTGCTAAAGAAGCTTTATTTCCTACAAAAGTACTATTGATAATTTGGTGATTTCCATTGGAATTTTCATAGTATATAGCACCACTATATTTTCCAGCTGAATTATCAATAAAAGTACAATTAGTTACTTTTGAATTATTCGTTGTCATGAAAGCCAGTGCGCCTCCATTATTTGTCAGTGATCGTTATGCTTTATTTCCTTTAAATAGTACATTATCAATAAGCGCAGACGTTAAGTTATTTGTACCATAGATTCTAAAAGCACCACCAGTTGTCCGCGAACCGGTAGCATCTAATACATTGTTAGTGAAAATACTATTTGCAATTTCAATTGATGTGTTAGGAACGCTAGGTTGTTTGACGCTAATAGCACCACCATACTGATTGTTGTTGCCAATACGCTCGTTACTATCAAATACAGAATTATTAATACGGATATTGCCGCTGTTTTCTGAACTAATAGCACCGCCATCACCATAGATTCCTACACTGTTTCCGCTAAAACTTGAACTTTCAACCGTTAATGTTCCACCAGTTACACGAATAGCGCCACCACCACTAACGCCATCATTTGTATAGTTGGTTTGTAAAAGCACAGTTAGTAGCAATAACATTATGAGCTGAGACACCACCATTTAGGCCTTTTGTTCCGTTAATTTGGATATTACTGAGATTTAATGTTCCATTTTCAAGACGAATAAATCTAGGTGCACCTGTAACGCTAATAGCCATTGTAAATTGTGTAGCAGGTTGTCCATTGCCATATTCTAGGGCACCAACTAAAGTAACAGTAATGCCAGCAGTGTTTTTAATTTCTGAATCAAATTCATAGGATCCTTGATCTAAGTTAATTGTAATATCACTAGTTGCATTTTCAATTTGTGTTTAGGGGTTGTTGCATTAGCAGAAGTAGGCGCAATACTTTGAAATGCCTCTATTGTTACTTTTTCTATGTTAGCATTTTGATTTTCTGTAATTGTTTTTACTTCTTCAAATTCTTCTTTATTATTGGTTTCTAATACCTCTGTAGTTTCTTTT contains:
- a CDS encoding InlB B-repeat-containing protein, which produces MEGIEYLKNLQNLQNLQIMYSIIPEEALANIGKLENLTGLTINNTLFSGNNTTAKLLNMQINDGPIESVMMVPIDNNINLLPLSSLGKLENLYITITGTQQNAAYSYSPRTHFDIAGLGRLTSLKNLTLGDFPEVDDSSFDFLRNLTRLKNLSLYSASLNNVESIATLPNLTSLNLNDTYVTDFGPIIDKTYFTGASSLKNNIPTQYYWTETVNDETVKKMTLHTNIKNVGEISSVGFTTINGFQGTFSIDQYRVENGEIVIDFIVKAPRAFNLYSWLTGQWDNAHYGIVYGINFKTSNNKTISYSVNPINVGKTIILDENYEGGNRINQYCHPLAKIEEPDTSQFTRAGYTLLGWFVDKEATEAFNFNTDTTENLTLYAKWDKIQTHTVTFETNGGMDINPILEVPHSSIITEPISPSKINHDFEGWYKEPTFETLWNFQQDVAEKDITLYAKWNKSTQYYTVSFESNGGTAINSINNIEEGKTITKPENPTKEGYTFISWHKDTNLNNNWNFEKDSVNDNITLYAKWQKNEQSVTSNLEDSQNSQTGTLSIALPKTGNTNNIIAYIAILTGTLTLVLYVFNRKQHKNK
- a CDS encoding InlB B-repeat-containing protein, yielding MEFLDSNTVTADITLYAKCTERTYSLEFDLNGAPGIPPATQILTKDSAISPVQNPTWEGYTFEDWNVETRGQGEYWDLNTRTMDPQNTILFAQRSPNHYNVKFDANGGTGTMDNKDYTYGESKPLFENKYTREGYIFKGWSLGKRWCCRFF
- a CDS encoding NAD-dependent epimerase/dehydratase family protein — translated: MSKAIYLLTGATGHLGFNILKKLVKANKAVRTLVLPTDNQSMLKDMPIESVEGNVVEKESLKNFFDNPHNEDLIVIHCAGIVNIATDNKKFVMDVNFIGTQNIVNYCQEAQVKKMVYVSSAHAIAEKHKGEIMQEVRTFSPDEVTGLYAKTKAETSQWFIEQLDAGFQVVWFIQQVSLAPMTIKRVFNTIGY
- a CDS encoding right-handed parallel beta-helix repeat-containing protein; its protein translation is MTNNGGALAFMTTNNSKVTNCTFIDNSAGKYSGAIYYENSNGNHQIINSTFVGNKASLAGNGVSVYSSSTTIDSSTLISNGASTHGTNPSITIKDSILSGTPYLC
- a CDS encoding C-terminal helicase domain-containing protein yields the protein MITPFKAQAQYLRKRMEEKLSEGDFINVGTVHTFQGSERQIILFSSVYGSKESCFFIDNRKSLINAAVSRAKDYFFLFGAIDCLKDSQGSANELLKSYISENSL
- a CDS encoding InlB B-repeat-containing protein, which encodes MSQTVVEGSLITMPSTPTKEDLLFSGWFTDNGTFANEWNFSIAIQ